The proteins below are encoded in one region of Corynebacterium felinum:
- a CDS encoding Rv3212 family protein, with amino-acid sequence MPMNSHARIPTLIHGKNHRVVAVIIAVICVVCIAGAWWTAPIRLSALSPAQSPFLEPLPATRVSEGYEEAMRVAFDVDVPAPVIVGGLLISVSNGAETLVGADDTQHRHDGSTVSAFDPATGDKVWEYRRELDVCSLAHGWGEVIISYRSGLGCGEVVSIDALTGNYSSTRSSIAPPVVAPVASNDRVGVVASTRVELWRNDLVRTVEFGRVEAKQEPEMQPYEECEINSALTRTDVLAVAHKCEDIGYLRVIGTTPEDSRKPELTFEAPLPSPHAQVVGVTSSAVAVYVPGDHPSLMLFDAEGTLRSTSTVAASPAVDQANGVYSPAVADLPHHITWFDGARLYVLHPTQLDILFTFDDAIGTPINVGSSLVYPTASGINVADWTTGEVVSSLPLDRGDFSGTTALKSSGKNLVEKQGHELVVYRPRA; translated from the coding sequence ATGCCTATGAATTCTCACGCCCGCATTCCCACCTTAATTCACGGGAAGAACCATCGTGTAGTCGCAGTGATAATCGCCGTGATCTGTGTGGTGTGTATTGCTGGTGCATGGTGGACTGCCCCCATTCGTTTGTCCGCATTGTCTCCGGCGCAGTCCCCTTTCCTAGAGCCGTTGCCTGCAACGCGAGTCTCCGAGGGGTATGAGGAGGCTATGCGGGTTGCTTTTGATGTTGATGTCCCTGCCCCTGTGATTGTTGGGGGTTTGCTGATCTCTGTCAGTAATGGGGCGGAAACGTTGGTGGGGGCTGATGATACACAGCACCGCCATGATGGGTCGACGGTAAGTGCATTTGATCCTGCCACTGGCGATAAAGTGTGGGAGTATCGCCGTGAGTTGGATGTCTGTTCGCTGGCGCATGGATGGGGTGAAGTGATTATTAGCTACCGCAGCGGATTGGGTTGCGGTGAGGTGGTCAGCATTGATGCATTAACGGGCAATTATTCGTCCACGCGTTCCTCCATTGCCCCTCCAGTGGTCGCCCCTGTGGCGTCCAATGACCGTGTGGGCGTTGTTGCTTCCACGCGTGTGGAGCTGTGGCGTAATGATTTGGTGCGCACAGTGGAGTTTGGTCGCGTTGAGGCGAAGCAAGAGCCGGAAATGCAGCCGTATGAGGAGTGTGAGATTAATTCTGCGCTGACTCGCACCGATGTGTTGGCAGTGGCACACAAGTGTGAGGATATCGGTTATCTGCGGGTGATTGGCACAACCCCGGAAGATTCACGAAAACCTGAATTAACGTTTGAAGCTCCGCTGCCGTCGCCGCATGCGCAGGTTGTGGGAGTGACGAGTAGTGCGGTTGCGGTGTATGTTCCGGGTGATCATCCTTCTCTGATGCTTTTCGACGCCGAGGGCACGCTTCGTAGTACCTCCACTGTCGCAGCCTCCCCCGCCGTCGATCAGGCGAATGGGGTATATTCCCCGGCTGTGGCAGATTTGCCGCACCACATTACATGGTTCGATGGGGCGCGTTTGTATGTGCTCCATCCCACCCAGCTAGATATTCTCTTTACCTTCGACGATGCCATCGGCACACCTATCAATGTCGGGTCATCGTTGGTTTATCCGACTGCTTCGGGCATCAACGTGGCGGATTGGACCACAGGGGAGGTTGTTTCTTCCCTCCCGCTTGACCGCGGTGATTTTAGTGGCACGACTGCCTTGAAGAGTTCGGGGAAGAACCTTGTTGAGAAACAAGGACACGAACTTGTTGTCTATCGCCCACGTGCATAA
- a CDS encoding DEAD/DEAH box helicase, with protein MSDKNTQPTFFSLGVAVEITHALFEMGITHTFAIQELTLPIALEGRDLIGQARTGMGKTYGFGVPLLDRVFDSADIEELDGTCRALVVVPTRELAVQVGDDLARAAKYTPIQVRTIYGGRPIEEQTQLLKSGADVVVGTPGRLLDLYHRNILALDRVAILVLDEADEMLDLGFFPDVEKLMSALTHEHQTMLFSATMPGAVLSLARTFLHQPVHIRAEQTDTSATHASTQQIVFASHRMDKPSCIARILQAKDRGRTIIFTRTKRSAAELAEDLAARGFSVGAVHGDLNQQAREASLEAFRAQAIDILVATDVAARGIDIDDVTHVINYQTPDDPMTYVHRIGRTGRAGHSGTAVTLVGYDELNKWKNIDDELELGIGEPPQWFSTSPELFAALNIPDDATDQVGSAKRVFGARISARSMGNRGSSRGQRSARSGRVGKAGRAQRSSGREQSSRSRHRSRPTQRFQD; from the coding sequence GTGTCGGACAAAAATACTCAGCCAACTTTTTTCTCTCTCGGTGTTGCGGTCGAAATCACCCACGCTCTTTTCGAGATGGGCATCACCCACACTTTTGCAATTCAGGAGCTCACGCTCCCCATTGCGCTAGAGGGGCGTGATCTGATTGGCCAAGCGCGCACGGGCATGGGTAAAACCTATGGCTTCGGCGTCCCACTGCTCGATCGAGTGTTTGACTCTGCAGATATTGAGGAATTAGATGGCACTTGTCGCGCACTCGTGGTTGTTCCGACTCGTGAACTCGCGGTTCAGGTTGGCGATGATTTGGCTAGGGCAGCCAAATACACCCCTATCCAGGTACGCACCATTTATGGTGGGCGCCCAATTGAGGAACAAACCCAGCTGCTGAAGTCCGGCGCCGATGTTGTGGTGGGTACCCCTGGCCGCTTGTTGGATTTGTATCACCGCAATATTTTGGCACTCGACCGAGTGGCCATTTTGGTGCTGGATGAGGCTGACGAAATGCTTGATCTTGGGTTCTTCCCAGATGTGGAAAAACTCATGTCGGCGTTAACACATGAGCATCAAACGATGCTGTTCTCCGCCACAATGCCCGGCGCGGTGCTTTCCTTAGCACGTACTTTCTTGCATCAGCCGGTCCATATTCGTGCCGAACAGACTGATACCAGCGCGACTCATGCAAGTACTCAACAGATTGTTTTCGCTTCTCACCGGATGGATAAACCAAGTTGTATCGCCCGGATTTTGCAAGCGAAAGACCGCGGTCGCACGATCATTTTCACCCGAACCAAACGTTCCGCTGCCGAGCTGGCTGAGGATCTTGCTGCTCGCGGTTTTAGTGTGGGGGCAGTGCACGGCGATTTGAACCAGCAGGCCCGTGAGGCTTCATTGGAGGCTTTCCGTGCGCAGGCGATTGATATTTTGGTAGCCACGGATGTTGCTGCCCGCGGCATTGACATTGACGATGTCACCCATGTGATCAACTATCAAACTCCAGATGATCCGATGACCTATGTGCACCGTATTGGCCGTACTGGCAGGGCTGGGCATTCCGGAACTGCGGTGACGTTGGTTGGGTACGATGAGTTGAATAAGTGGAAGAATATCGATGACGAACTCGAGTTAGGTATCGGTGAGCCTCCGCAGTGGTTCAGTACTTCACCTGAGCTATTTGCTGCTTTGAATATTCCAGACGATGCCACCGATCAGGTAGGTTCGGCCAAGCGCGTGTTCGGTGCTCGCATTTCTGCCCGTTCTATGGGCAATCGTGGTAGTAGTCGGGGTCAGCGGTCAGCCCGTAGTGGCCGTGTGGGTAAGGCTGGTCGTGCGCAGCGGAGTTCGGGTCGTGAGCAGTCGTCTCGTTCGCGTCACCGTTCGCGTCCTACGCAGAGGTTTCAGGATTAG
- a CDS encoding DUF3107 domain-containing protein, whose amino-acid sequence MDIKIGFADSPRELVVSSNESQEEVTAKVSEALHAGVGVLELTDDKGRRYLVRNDRIAYVEIGALTARTVGFAGA is encoded by the coding sequence ATGGACATCAAGATTGGTTTCGCTGATTCCCCGCGCGAACTCGTCGTCAGCAGCAATGAAAGTCAAGAAGAGGTTACGGCAAAGGTATCCGAGGCTCTTCATGCTGGCGTCGGAGTTCTCGAACTCACCGATGATAAGGGGCGACGCTACCTCGTGCGCAACGATCGCATCGCCTACGTTGAGATCGGTGCACTGACTGCCCGCACTGTAGGTTTTGCAGGTGCCTAA
- a CDS encoding DUF3152 domain-containing protein, translated as MRFARQYGWRAYAIPVLAVITLWVLYDVVTHPIENSQSLIAQASQQQSNPDNTATSNAEQGGENSRGAGPSPAGKQLPALQATQLPNGGSFTVKGTGHYRTVGKPGAAAGQGTEKTFRYVIEIEEGINTASYGGDDAFAAMVDATLTSVKGWTHDPRFRFEHIQASDGVEPDLRIQLTSVETTHATCGTDIAMETSCFYAVGNRVVINESRWVRGATPFQGDLGGYRHYLINHEVGHGIGFAQHAPCGGNGQLAPVMMQQTMSLSNTELFAINPQETYKDDGFVCIANPWPYPHA; from the coding sequence GTGCGTTTCGCAAGGCAGTACGGTTGGCGTGCCTACGCTATCCCGGTGCTCGCAGTCATCACACTGTGGGTGCTTTACGACGTCGTCACGCACCCGATCGAAAACTCACAGTCGCTGATTGCACAAGCATCACAACAGCAAAGCAACCCTGATAACACCGCGACATCCAACGCCGAACAAGGTGGCGAAAACAGTCGCGGTGCCGGACCCAGCCCTGCCGGAAAACAACTCCCTGCTTTGCAAGCCACCCAACTGCCCAACGGTGGTTCTTTTACAGTCAAAGGCACCGGTCACTATCGCACAGTAGGAAAACCTGGTGCGGCAGCGGGGCAAGGGACGGAAAAAACCTTCCGATATGTGATTGAAATTGAGGAAGGGATTAATACTGCTTCCTATGGTGGTGATGACGCTTTCGCGGCCATGGTTGATGCGACTTTGACGAGTGTTAAGGGGTGGACACATGATCCGAGGTTCCGTTTTGAGCACATTCAGGCCAGCGATGGTGTCGAGCCTGATCTGAGGATCCAACTGACGAGTGTTGAGACCACGCATGCGACCTGCGGTACTGATATTGCGATGGAAACGTCATGTTTCTACGCGGTGGGGAACAGGGTTGTGATCAACGAATCACGGTGGGTTCGCGGTGCTACTCCTTTCCAAGGAGACCTTGGTGGTTACCGCCACTATTTGATCAATCATGAGGTGGGGCATGGGATTGGTTTTGCCCAGCATGCTCCGTGTGGTGGAAATGGGCAGCTGGCTCCGGTGATGATGCAACAGACCATGAGTTTGAGCAACACAGAGCTTTTTGCCATTAACCCGCAAGAAACCTACAAAGATGATGGTTTTGTCTGTATTGCTAACCCGTGGCCGTATCCACACGCCTAA
- a CDS encoding TIGR02569 family protein: MLKGMVDNPSSSEQSPRTPQPGRHRRDPNHTAPDNCADHVASGTNEREDSNATIIYLRNKHAADTETDTDIAVDTNAENTDSTTLVVPVHVRDVFHAPTQDEARQLGPAWDYGWRIGSTVLIHVVHPDRAAWSARVRETLKVHGVRMVRPIRSTDGRFINAGWRASTYIAGNPARRVDETVAAALRLDTALKEVPIPDSLVAWDATDVFVVADRAAWVEEPVVVLDPEIPAHETALRLVSRVRRFWRDLVDADGAKLPVQVTHADMFATTIYSGAQAPAVTDLVGVVHPFGYTAAQTIVDALMMNAVDPGVIDRYRHIEHLDQLLVRALLYRLYVHALHPDATANTGTNLEWVTQVVTGKVDVRM; the protein is encoded by the coding sequence ATGCTTAAAGGCATGGTCGATAATCCATCTTCGAGTGAACAATCCCCACGCACCCCACAACCAGGGCGCCACCGGCGCGACCCCAACCACACCGCCCCTGACAATTGTGCTGACCACGTGGCCTCCGGCACAAATGAACGTGAAGACTCCAACGCCACCATCATCTACCTGAGAAACAAACACGCAGCAGACACGGAAACAGACACCGACATCGCCGTCGACACCAACGCCGAGAACACAGACAGCACCACTCTCGTCGTGCCAGTGCATGTTCGCGACGTCTTCCACGCACCCACCCAAGACGAAGCCCGACAACTCGGACCCGCTTGGGACTATGGCTGGCGTATTGGAAGCACAGTTCTCATCCACGTCGTCCACCCCGACCGCGCCGCCTGGAGTGCCCGCGTGCGTGAAACACTCAAAGTTCACGGCGTGCGTATGGTACGCCCCATCCGCTCCACCGACGGCCGATTCATCAACGCCGGATGGCGCGCCTCCACCTATATCGCAGGCAACCCGGCGCGCCGGGTAGATGAAACAGTGGCAGCGGCATTGCGTTTAGATACTGCGCTTAAAGAAGTGCCAATTCCTGATAGTTTGGTGGCTTGGGATGCCACAGATGTATTCGTGGTTGCTGATCGGGCGGCATGGGTGGAAGAACCTGTGGTTGTGTTAGATCCTGAGATTCCTGCTCATGAGACTGCATTGCGTTTAGTGTCACGAGTGCGGCGTTTTTGGCGTGACTTGGTTGATGCAGATGGGGCTAAGCTACCTGTTCAGGTCACGCATGCTGATATGTTTGCTACCACGATTTATTCTGGTGCGCAGGCGCCAGCGGTTACAGACCTGGTCGGTGTAGTGCATCCGTTTGGGTATACCGCGGCCCAAACTATTGTGGATGCTTTGATGATGAACGCGGTTGATCCAGGAGTGATTGATCGCTATCGACACATTGAGCACTTGGATCAGCTTTTGGTGCGTGCGTTGCTCTACCGTTTGTATGTGCATGCGCTTCACCCCGATGCAACAGCAAATACCGGCACTAACTTGGAATGGGTTACCCAAGTGGTCACAGGGAAGGTGGATGTGAGAATGTAA